From Panicum hallii strain FIL2 chromosome 2, PHallii_v3.1, whole genome shotgun sequence, a single genomic window includes:
- the LOC112881982 gene encoding protein FAM133-like, which translates to MDLETENRLASLLLEEARRLQIEADREGVHAYLRKPNVRHRPNSRFLTATVRGVQQANRVVEINEMWRAREKELELESKMKGRSKDCDDSRGEKRKSEMRNHSSSSRVEQEGTTYSTSYSDQEDGLKEDEIERFLHSRVKRGRGAIGSRMDEPGPYLDSSSRCHENGPSPDIRLEEKWERRVQGPEKPLFLRSKSPDDHWCKETLDGRGSSSEPQSKKEKKRKSEKKEKRDKRKEKDTKKSKHRHHHHHKSRRRE; encoded by the exons ATGGATCTGGAGACAGAGAATCGTCTGGCATCTTTACTACTTGAAGAGGCACGGAGATTACAGATAGAGGCTGACAGGGAAGGTGTTCATGCATATCTACGAAAGCCTAATGTAAGGCATCGTCCAAACTCACGGTTCCTCACAGCGACTGTTCGTGGAGTTCAGCAAG CAAACCGTGTTGTGGAGATCAATGAAATGTGGCGTGCTAGGGAAAAGGAGCTGGAGTTGGAGTCAAAGATGAAAGGCAGAAGTAAAGATTGTGATGATTCTAGAGGCGAGAAGCGCAAAAGTGAAATGAGAAACCATAGCTCCAGCTCAAGGGTTGAACAAGAAGGGACCACTTATAGTACTTCTTACTCAGACCAGGAGGATGGTCTCAAGGAAGACGAAATTGAAAGATTTCTTCATTCAAG GGTGAAACGAGGACGTGGGGCCATTGGTTCTAGGATGGACGAGCCTGGTCCATACCTTGATTCTTCATCCCGTTGTCATGAAAACGGACCTAGTCCTGATATACGTTTGGAAGAAAAATGGGAACGTCGAGTACAAGGCCCAGAAAAGCCTTTGTTTTTGAGGTCCAAGTCTCCTGATGATCATTGGTGCAAGGAAACGTTGGACGGAAGGGGATCGAGCTCTGAACCACAGAgcaagaaggaaaagaaaaggaagtctgagaaaaaagagaagagggataaaaggaaggaaaaggacACGAAGAAATCCAAGCATCGCCATCACCACCATCACAAAAGCCGAAGAAGGGAGTGA